The DNA region CGACCGTCTGCCTTGAATGAACTTCAGGCAGCGGCAGCGGTCGGACAGGCAAGGCTGGTACAGGTCTGGGAGGAAAGCTTTCAGAAACATGGTCTTCAACCTGCACAGGTGCTGCTGACCCACGCTGATCACAGTAATCGCCAGCGCTATCTGAATGCTCGCAGTACACTGAATACCCTGCTTGATATGGGTGTCGTGCCGGTGGTGAATGAAAACGATACCGTAGCCACTGAAGAGGTTCGGTTTGGCGACAACGATACTCTGGGAGCGCTGGTGGCGAATCTGGTTGAGGCGGATATGCTGGTGCTGATGACGGATCAGGACGGTTTGTTTACGGCCGATCCGCGCAAAGACCCCGGCGCAACGCTTGTCGATAATGTCCGGGCGAAGGACAGGCAGCTGGATGCCATGGCCGGTGCTGGCAGTGGTCGTCTGGGGCGTGGTGGAATGCAGACCAAGCTGCGTGCCGCCCGTCAGGCTGCGGCTTCCGGTGCAGCCACCGTGATTGTGGGCGGGCGCATGGAGTCAGTGATCGAACGGCTCTATGCAGAAGAAGCGCTGGGAACGCTACTGTTGCCGGATCATGAACGAATGGCAGCCCGTAAGCAGTGGCTGCAGGGGCATATGCAGACTTCTGGCGAACTGGTCCTGGATGCGGGGGCTGTTAATGTTCTGGTGTCAAAGGGCAAAAGTCTTCTGCCTGTCGGTGTTCAGGAGGTCCGTGGTTCGTTTCTGCGGGGGGAAATGGTGGCCTGTCTGGATGAGTCCGGTCGTGAGGTGGCGAGAGGGCTGGTTAACTATGGTGACAAGGATGCCCGTAAAATTATTGGTAAGCCCAGTGAGCTGATCGGTGAGCTGCTAGGCTACTCTGGCGAACCTGAACTGTTGCACAGGAATAATATGGTGCTTGCCGGTTGAGTAGGATGAATCACTAATGCCATCCCATCAGCCAGTACAGAAACCGGTAAAGCAGGTTGGGTGAAGGTGGGGCAGTCTCGGGTGTTGCTCCCGGGTCTTCCTCATTCGATGAAGATGAGTTCAGGTCATCCTGCTCTGTCACTTGTTGGCTGCTGTGAGCAGTTTCCGGGGCAGGGTGGCTGCTATCGTTGTCATCAGGAGCGGTAGAGCTGGATGCACCATGGTTGATTTTATGGTGATGAGTGATGCTTTTGACACCTTTTGGGTGAACTCCGTGAACCTGACCTGTTGTTGATGTGTGATGAGAGGTTGTTTTTCTTTTT from Endozoicomonas sp. NE40 includes:
- the proB gene encoding glutamate 5-kinase — translated: MSERGRLSSAKRWVIKIGSALLTDEGRGLDVARIDNWVTQMCRLRRKGVEIVLVSSGAVAAGMEKLGLDERPSALNELQAAAAVGQARLVQVWEESFQKHGLQPAQVLLTHADHSNRQRYLNARSTLNTLLDMGVVPVVNENDTVATEEVRFGDNDTLGALVANLVEADMLVLMTDQDGLFTADPRKDPGATLVDNVRAKDRQLDAMAGAGSGRLGRGGMQTKLRAARQAAASGAATVIVGGRMESVIERLYAEEALGTLLLPDHERMAARKQWLQGHMQTSGELVLDAGAVNVLVSKGKSLLPVGVQEVRGSFLRGEMVACLDESGREVARGLVNYGDKDARKIIGKPSELIGELLGYSGEPELLHRNNMVLAG